From Cryobacterium sp. GrIS_2_6:
CTGGCCAGAGGAAGCCCTCGAACGGGTGCGCCTGCTCATCTTCGGCGGCGAAGCCTGCCCGCCCGAACTCGCCGACCGGCTGCAGGCCAGGGGCCGCGAGGTCTGGAACACCTACGGTCCGACCGAGGCGACCGTCGTCGCGTGCGCCGCGCTGCTCGACGGCAGCGCGCCGATCCGGATCGGCCTGCCCCTCGACGGGTGGGACCTCGCCGTCGTCGATTCCGCGGGTGCCCGCGTCGCCGAGGGCCAGACCGGGGAACTCATCATCGGGGGAGTGGGTCTCGCCCGCTACCTCGACCCCGCCAAGGACGCCGAGAAGTACGCGCCGCACGCCGGCCTCGGCTGGCCGCGCGCCTACCGGAGCGGCGACCTCGTGCGCTTCGAGGCGGCCGGCCTGGTCTTCGTCGGCCGCGCCGACGACCAGGTCAAGCTCGGCGGCCGTCGCATCGAGCTCGGCGAGATCGAGGCCGCCCTGCGCACCCTGCCGGGCGTCGCCGGGGCCGCCGCGGTCGTGCAGCGCACCCCGGCCGGGAACCAGGTGCTCGTGGGCTACCTCGCACTCGTCGATGCGGCATCCGCCTTCGACCGCGCCCAGGCGACCGTCCGCCTGCGGGAGGAACTGCCCGCCGCCCTCGTGCCGTTGCTCGCCGTCGTCGACGAGCTGCCGACGCGGGTCTCCGGCAAGGTCGACAAGGCAGCATTGCCCTGGCCGCTCCCGGCGACGGGCGACGACACGGATGCCGGCCTGCTGTCTCCGACGGCGGCCTGGCTCGCCGAGAAGTGGGCTGCCATCCTCGGGTCCACCGTCGAAGGTCCGGACGCCGACTTCTTCGCCCACGGCGGTGGCTCGCTCACGGCCGCCCAGTTCGTCTCCGCGCTCCGCGAGCGCTATCCGGACACCCGGGTCAACGACATCTACGACCATCCCCGGATCGGCGCGCTCGCCGCCGAACTCGACTCCCGCACCCCGGCGGTGGTGGCCGCGGCGCGCATCGTGCTTCCGGTCCCGTTCCGCAGCCAGCTCCTGCAGACCCTGCTCGGCATCCCGCTGCACGCGCTCGTCGGCGCCCGCTGGCTCGTCTACCTCGCGGCGGCGAACAACCTGCTCGCCGCGGGCGGCGCCACGTTCGCGCCGACCCTGTCCTGGTGGTGGATCCTCGCCGGTTTCCTCGTCTTCGTCACCCCGCCGGGCAAGATGGCGCTCTCGGTGCTCGCGTCCCGGCTCCTCCTTCGCGGGGTGAAGCCGGGTGCCTACCCGCGGGCGGGATCCGTGCACTTGCGGCTCTGGCTGGCCGAGCAGGTGTCCCTGCTCGTCGACGCCGTGAGCCTCGCCGGAGCGCCCTGGATCAGCTACTACGCGAGGGCCCTCGGCGCCCGCATCGAGCCGGGCGTCGACCTGCACGCGCTCCCGCCCGTGACGGGGATGCTGTCCATCGGCGAGCGCGCCGCGATCGAACCCGAGAGCGACCTGTCCGGCTACTGGATCGACGGCGACGTGCTCCGCATCGGCCGGGTGAAGATCGGCGCCGGCGCCACGATCGGCGCGCGCAGCATCCTCCTCGGCGGAGCGGTGATCGGTGAGGGCGCGGTGATCGAACCCGGCGCCGCCGTGTCCGGCCACGTGCCGGAGGGCGAACGTTGGGCCGGTTCGCCCGCCACCCGGGTCGGGGCCGCCCGCGGCGCCTGGCCGGCCGAACACCCGCCGCGCGGCCGGCGCTGGCTTGCCGGATACGCCCTCGGCGCGCTTGGCATGACCGCGATGCCCGCGGTCGCGGTGATTCTCGCCGCCCTCCTCGTCGGTGCCGCGATCGGCGACGCCGGCACCCTGGGCCTCGCGCTCGGCCGGGCCGCGCTGATGATGCCGCTCGCCGTGGTGGTCGCCGGGCTCGTGTACGCGCTGCTCGTCGTGCTCGCCGTGCGTGCCCTCGGCATCGGGCTCCGCGAGGGCTACTACCCGGTGCGCAGTCGGTTCGGCTGGCAGGTCTGGATGACCGAGCGCATCCTCGACGGCGCGCGCACGCTGCTCTTCCCCGTGTACGCGAGCCTGCTCACACCGGTCTGGCTGCGCCTGCTCGGCGCGAAGGTCGGCGCGGGCGTCGAGGCGTCGACCGTGCTGCTCATTCCCGCGCTCA
This genomic window contains:
- a CDS encoding Pls/PosA family non-ribosomal peptide synthetase; amino-acid sequence: MLEAGSRTAEPRTLIDILFATAALHPGALALEDQVGTVSYRQLRHLVNEQALALSQAGVRRGDTVGIRIPSGTRELYVSILATLRVGAAYVPVDADDPEERAHLVFSEARVVGVIGRGGVFEFRPAVDDVMLRQRMLPPEEDLTLAHTQRTLPRGSDDAWVIFTSGSTGVPKGVAVSHRSAAAFVDAEAGLFLRADPIGPADRVLAGLSVAFDASCEEMWLAWRGGACLVSAPRSLVRSGVDLGPWLIAHGITIVSTVPTLAALWPEEALERVRLLIFGGEACPPELADRLQARGREVWNTYGPTEATVVACAALLDGSAPIRIGLPLDGWDLAVVDSAGARVAEGQTGELIIGGVGLARYLDPAKDAEKYAPHAGLGWPRAYRSGDLVRFEAAGLVFVGRADDQVKLGGRRIELGEIEAALRTLPGVAGAAAVVQRTPAGNQVLVGYLALVDAASAFDRAQATVRLREELPAALVPLLAVVDELPTRVSGKVDKAALPWPLPATGDDTDAGLLSPTAAWLAEKWAAILGSTVEGPDADFFAHGGGSLTAAQFVSALRERYPDTRVNDIYDHPRIGALAAELDSRTPAVVAAARIVLPVPFRSQLLQTLLGIPLHALVGARWLVYLAAANNLLAAGGATFAPTLSWWWILAGFLVFVTPPGKMALSVLASRLLLRGVKPGAYPRAGSVHLRLWLAEQVSLLVDAVSLAGAPWISYYARALGARIEPGVDLHALPPVTGMLSIGERAAIEPESDLSGYWIDGDVLRIGRVKIGAGATIGARSILLGGAVIGEGAVIEPGAAVSGHVPEGERWAGSPATRVGAARGAWPAEHPPRGRRWLAGYALGALGMTAMPAVAVILAALLVGAAIGDAGTLGLALGRAALMMPLAVVVAGLVYALLVVLAVRALGIGLREGYYPVRSRFGWQVWMTERILDGARTLLFPVYASLLTPVWLRLLGAKVGAGVEASTVLLIPALTTIAPAAFLADDTMVACYELGGGWMHIGPAKVGRRAFLGNSGMAGAGRTVPRNGLVAVLSSTPRKAKRGSSWLGNPPERLRRLVTDVDEARTFRPSARLRTARAFWEVLRIVPVIVTGLIALGVLAALDALWIGLGLGWAILLGGIVLLAAGAVAAVVTSLAKWALVGRISVSEHPLWSSFIWRNEVSDTFVEMVARPWFAAKAAGTPALSMFLRTIGARVGRGVWCETYWLPEADLVALADGVTVNRGCVVQTHLFHDRIMQLDRVALAEGATLGPHSVILPAASVDAGATVGPASLVMRGERVPAGSVWSGNPISPWRRLPWTP